The genomic region CAAGGAAGGTAAGAAGAAGTAAGGACCAGACAGATGGCAAACAGCAAACGGGAACTGTTCCTCAAGCGCCGCCTGCGCGTCCGGAACAAACTTCGCAAGGTCAATGGCGATCGCAAGATGCGTCTTTCGGTACACCGTTCGAACAAGAACATCAGCGTTCAGCTGATCGACGATCGCAACGGTGTCACCGTAGCCTCTGCCTCGACCCTCGAAAAGGATCTTGGCATGGTTGGCAAAAACAACGTCGAAGCAGCCACCAAGGTGGGTGCGGCGATTGCCGAGCGTGCCAAGAAAGCCGGCGTGACCGAAGCATACTTCGATCGCGGTGGTTTCCTCTTCCACGGCAAAGTGAAGGCTCTGGCCGACGCTGCGCGTGAAGGCGGCCTGAGCGTCTAAGCGACTTGCGGGGGACGGCAACGTCCCCCCGATGATCCGGGGAGGCGGATTTTGATCCGTCTTCACTGGGATTGGATAGAACAGGCGCCACGCGCCAGTAGATAAAGGAATGCCAAATGGCAGAACGTGAAAATCGCCGGGGCCGCGGTCGCAACCGCGAAGAAGAAGCTCCGGAATTCGCTGATCGTCTCGTTGCGATCAACCGTGTTTCGAAAACCACCAAAGGTGGTAAGAACTTTGGCTTCGCAGCTCTGGTAGTTGTCGGTGACCAAAAAGGCCGCGTCGGTTTCGGCAAAGGTAAAGCGAAAGAGGTCCCTGAGGCCATCCGCAAAGCCACCGAACAAGCCAAACGTCAAATGATCCGCGTGCCGCTGCGCGAAGGTCGTACCCTGCACCACGACATGGAAGGCCGTCACGGCGCCGGTAAAGTGGTTATGCGTACCGCGCCTGAAGGTACCGGTATCATCGCAGGTGGTCCTATGCGTGCCGTTTTCGAAATGCTCGGCGTCAAAGACGTTGTTTCGAAATCCATCGGTTCGCAGAACCCCTACAACATGATCCGCGCAACCATCGACGGTCTGAAAAAAGAAGCCAGCCCTCGTCAGGTTGCCGCACGCCGTGGCAAGAAAGTTGCTGACATCCTGCGC from Shimia isoporae harbors:
- the rpsE gene encoding 30S ribosomal protein S5, which codes for MAERENRRGRGRNREEEAPEFADRLVAINRVSKTTKGGKNFGFAALVVVGDQKGRVGFGKGKAKEVPEAIRKATEQAKRQMIRVPLREGRTLHHDMEGRHGAGKVVMRTAPEGTGIIAGGPMRAVFEMLGVKDVVSKSIGSQNPYNMIRATIDGLKKEASPRQVAARRGKKVADILRKDEAPAEAADA
- the rplR gene encoding 50S ribosomal protein L18: MANSKRELFLKRRLRVRNKLRKVNGDRKMRLSVHRSNKNISVQLIDDRNGVTVASASTLEKDLGMVGKNNVEAATKVGAAIAERAKKAGVTEAYFDRGGFLFHGKVKALADAAREGGLSV